Proteins encoded by one window of Paenibacillus urinalis:
- a CDS encoding metallophosphoesterase family protein, with translation MIKITVLSDTHMPRMSKQLPAPLLQDLQDADYIFHAGDWTDISLYEELQSMGKLHAVYGNTDLAIIRGILPEQTVVEAGGKRFGIVHGHMGRGSTEDNALQAFKAEQVDCIIFGHSHIPVLKEVDGIILFNPGSPTDKRRQPQYSHGVIKVDQEIDIQHVYYDSK, from the coding sequence ATGATCAAAATCACCGTATTGTCTGATACCCATATGCCTCGAATGTCCAAGCAGCTGCCTGCACCTCTGCTTCAGGATCTTCAGGATGCGGATTACATATTTCATGCAGGTGACTGGACGGATATTTCACTTTACGAGGAACTTCAATCGATGGGGAAGCTGCACGCAGTATATGGAAATACCGATCTTGCCATTATACGAGGCATATTACCAGAGCAAACGGTTGTCGAAGCCGGGGGCAAGCGCTTTGGTATCGTACACGGACACATGGGAAGAGGAAGCACAGAAGACAATGCACTTCAAGCCTTCAAGGCTGAGCAAGTGGATTGTATCATCTTTGGACACTCGCACATCCCTGTACTTAAAGAAGTGGATGGAATCATCTTATTTAATCCGGGATCACCTACGGATAAGAGAAGACAGCCGCAGTATTCGCATGGTGTGATCAAGGTTGATCAGGAGATCGATATTCAGCATGTTTATTATGACAGTAAATAA
- a CDS encoding DivIVA domain-containing protein translates to MDEHMKRRLDKQKQLFKQLGIQMDALSIHEKQFNYKLRGYDPDEVDEFLDVIIKDYERFYAHISDLMDKWQEQQYMIRNLKNVPKPQADPNLIDRKQIEDVIKQLEYSVRQLKAKARPDKDPYME, encoded by the coding sequence ATGGATGAACATATGAAACGCCGGCTGGATAAGCAGAAGCAGCTCTTTAAACAGCTCGGCATTCAGATGGATGCACTATCCATTCATGAGAAACAATTCAACTACAAGCTTCGGGGTTACGATCCGGATGAAGTGGATGAATTTCTCGATGTCATCATCAAAGATTATGAGCGTTTTTATGCGCATATATCAGATTTGATGGACAAATGGCAGGAACAGCAGTACATGATTCGGAATCTGAAAAATGTGCCTAAACCTCAAGCGGATCCGAACCTGATCGATCGTAAACAGATTGAAGATGTAATTAAACAGCTGGAGTACAGTGTTCGGCAGCTGAAAGCCAAGGCCCGTCCGGATAAAGACCCATACATGGAATAA
- a CDS encoding Gfo/Idh/MocA family protein, which produces MTVVRVGIIGIGNMGSAHAKTLDQGKIKGAVLTAISDMRESTKAWAADNLQGAVPYFQDPKAMMLSGEVDAVLIATPHYQHSELAILAFNHGLHVLIEKPAGVFTSQVREMNEAASQSGKVFSIMYNQRTNPLYIKLKDLIASGELGEIRRTNWIITSWYRSQSYYDSGSWRATWAGEGGGVLLNQSPHQLDLWQWTVGLMPKRVRAFCAFGKYRSIEVEDDVTAYVEYENGATGVFITTTGETPGTNRFEVTGDRGKIVVEDGKMTFWRLREPESEFNQRYTGGFGQPECWKIDIPIEGRETGHPGIMQNFVDAILHGSPLIAPGEEGIHGLTLSNAMYLSTWTDHWVELPMDEELFNEHLQERIRNSKMNTTPVRDTQTPADLSGTFQ; this is translated from the coding sequence ATGACTGTAGTAAGAGTAGGAATAATAGGCATTGGTAATATGGGCTCTGCTCATGCCAAAACGCTGGATCAAGGCAAGATTAAAGGAGCAGTGCTTACGGCAATCAGTGACATGAGAGAGAGCACCAAAGCGTGGGCAGCAGATAACCTGCAAGGGGCTGTTCCCTATTTCCAGGATCCGAAGGCGATGATGCTCTCAGGGGAAGTTGATGCAGTCCTTATTGCTACACCTCATTATCAGCATTCGGAGCTTGCCATACTGGCATTTAATCACGGACTTCATGTTCTTATTGAAAAACCGGCTGGAGTATTTACAAGTCAAGTGAGAGAGATGAACGAAGCCGCCAGTCAGAGCGGAAAGGTGTTCTCGATCATGTACAATCAGCGAACCAATCCACTGTACATCAAATTAAAGGATTTGATTGCTTCCGGGGAACTTGGTGAGATTCGGCGGACCAACTGGATTATTACAAGCTGGTACCGCTCTCAGAGCTATTATGATTCTGGCAGCTGGCGTGCGACTTGGGCGGGTGAAGGCGGAGGCGTACTGCTGAATCAGTCTCCGCATCAGCTGGATCTATGGCAGTGGACAGTAGGGCTGATGCCGAAGCGGGTACGTGCTTTCTGTGCGTTTGGCAAATATCGCAGCATTGAAGTCGAGGATGATGTGACTGCATACGTGGAATATGAGAATGGAGCCACGGGTGTCTTTATTACAACGACAGGAGAAACTCCGGGAACGAATCGATTTGAAGTAACGGGTGATCGCGGAAAAATCGTTGTTGAGGATGGGAAGATGACCTTTTGGCGGCTGCGTGAACCCGAAAGTGAGTTTAATCAGCGCTATACCGGCGGATTTGGACAGCCAGAATGCTGGAAGATTGATATTCCCATTGAGGGCAGAGAGACAGGACACCCTGGTATTATGCAGAACTTCGTAGATGCCATTTTGCATGGCTCACCGCTTATTGCTCCAGGGGAAGAAGGAATTCATGGACTAACTTTATCGAATGCGATGTATTTATCCACTTGGACTGATCATTGGGTCGAGCTGCCGATGGATGAGGAGCTGTTTAACGAGCATCTTCAGGAACGTATTCGGAATTCCAAGATGAATACGACACCCGTGAGAGATACTCAAACACCCGCTGATCTAAGTGGTACCTTTCAATAG
- a CDS encoding sugar phosphate isomerase/epimerase family protein, with amino-acid sequence MLLSLFTVATPDLLPEQMLKAASDAGIQGIEWRYKGVPKDASQEEPSFWRRNLASIDPENAEEEIAKAAALTEQYGLKSIALVPYLTSGDLPATEQAFQSAHKLDASMMRVGVPGYHRSANYNELYKEAIAYLSEVQEMSRQYGVKALVETHHGTIAPSAGLALRLVSSFDPQHIGVLYDPGNMVHEGYENYRMGLELLGPYLAHVHVKNASWVPLAQQDSELETYYQAKWSPLLNGVVRWSTVLEDLAAVGYMGYLGIEDFSQSYSSAEMLKNFTQSMHSLNNQLHIGGAAG; translated from the coding sequence ATGTTGCTATCTTTATTTACGGTGGCCACCCCGGATCTATTGCCTGAACAAATGCTTAAAGCTGCGTCGGATGCCGGGATTCAAGGCATAGAGTGGCGGTATAAAGGGGTCCCGAAGGACGCAAGCCAGGAAGAGCCTTCTTTCTGGAGAAGAAATCTCGCTTCTATTGATCCTGAGAATGCGGAGGAGGAGATCGCGAAGGCAGCTGCACTCACTGAGCAATATGGGCTTAAATCGATCGCCCTTGTTCCTTATCTTACTTCTGGAGATTTGCCTGCTACAGAGCAAGCCTTCCAATCCGCGCATAAGCTGGACGCATCGATGATGCGGGTCGGTGTTCCCGGATATCATCGCTCAGCGAATTATAACGAGCTCTACAAAGAGGCAATTGCTTACTTAAGTGAGGTTCAGGAAATGTCTCGTCAATATGGGGTAAAGGCGTTGGTCGAAACCCATCATGGCACCATTGCGCCGAGTGCGGGACTTGCCCTTCGGCTTGTTTCCTCGTTCGATCCGCAACATATCGGTGTATTGTATGATCCAGGGAATATGGTGCATGAAGGCTATGAAAACTACCGGATGGGCCTAGAGCTGCTTGGACCTTATCTAGCCCATGTTCATGTAAAGAACGCCAGCTGGGTTCCGCTTGCGCAGCAAGACAGCGAGTTAGAAACTTATTATCAAGCCAAATGGTCACCATTACTTAACGGAGTCGTACGTTGGAGCACCGTTCTAGAGGATCTTGCTGCCGTTGGATATATGGGTTATCTGGGAATTGAAGACTTTAGTCAGAGCTATTCCTCTGCAGAAATGCTCAAGAACTTCACGCAAAGTATGCATTCGCTGAACAATCAGTTACATATCGGAGGTGCAGCAGGATGA